The nucleotide sequence AAACTGCTGAAATTGTGGTGTGAGATGGTCATTTCACCTGTagaataaggggtgcctgggtggctcagtgggttaagtctctgctttcagctcaggtcatgatcccagggttctgggatggaaccccgcatctggctctctgctcagtggggagcctgcttccccctttctctgcctgctgctctgcctacttgtgatctctctctctgtcaaaaaaaaaaaaaaaaaacaaaaaaaaaacccaactttaaCCTGAATAAGATTTCagttttagttattattattaaaatctcaTCAGTGGTACATTTAATGACCAGTCAGTACATCTGACTTAATTAGCATATAAATATTCTTagtaaacaaaggcaaaatgcATTAATTAGGTGATTAGTCATGAGAATTGTTACCCACACccatatattttgaatttgatCCCAACATTTTGCCTGAAGTTAAATTGATTATGTCAGAAGGGTATGTTCCTACCACTATAATTCACTTGGATGACTTGACTACAAAATAGGCCTTTAGCAAGACAACAAATCATGCACAGCTCCgttaagtaatatatataatcagggtctttgtttttgctactagtgggttttttgttttgttttaggtttgttttgtttgtttgtttgtttgtttgttttggttttttaggaGTATGCTTGAATACAACTGaatatcaaaaaaagaaacaatttggttaaaaaatatgggcaaaggatctgaatagacattttccaaagaaagatgTACAGAGGGCCAACAGCAACATGAAAATAGCTAcatgcatttccctaattatcagggacatgcaaatcaaaaccacaatgaggtatcactttacatctgttagaatggttaGTAAtgtatgaaaaagacaagaaatgacaagtattagccaggatgtggaggaaaggaaaccttggtgcactgttggagggaatgtaaattggtgcagccattatggaaaacactaaggaagtttcctaaaaaaaattaaaaatagaactaccaggggtgcctgcgtggctcagttggttaagtggccaaatcttggtttcagttcaggtgatgatctctggggtcctgggattaagcccagtgTCCTGCTCCACActgagagaggagcctgcttgaggattgTCTCTCTTCCCCCTACTTCTGGCCTTCCTCATtcacttgcactctttctctctctcaaataaataaataaatattaaaaaaaaaaatagaacggCCAATTTGGCCGTTTaagtatccaaagaaaataaaaacaaatttgaaaagatagaagtacttctttttttttttttgtaatataattttttattttttataaacatatattttttagaagtacTTCTATGTTCAGTATAGcgttatttacaagagccaagaaatggaagccGACTCACTGTTTATGAATAgttgaattgataaagaagatggggtgtaATGGAAGAAtcatcataaaaaagaatgaaatcttgccatgtgtgaCAACATGGGTAGGCCTAGAATctatcatgctgagtgaaataagtcaaagaaagacaaatattgtagaAGTTCATGTacatatgatatttaaaaacaaagcaaacccaaaataaaacagactcaTATTTACAAagcacaaactgatggttgtcaatTGGGAATATGGGGGGGGGATAAAGTAGGTGAATTGGATTAAAGGTCTGCTTCTCGCCCTTGGAGTCCACTCTGACATGGGCTTGGCCCTTGAAGGAGGAGCTTGTGGCAGCCACAGGTTCCAGGTGTTTTGAGCTCCAGACAGGATGATGGAGGTTGTTTGCAAGAACTCTCTAGGTAAGACGGTCCATGTTAAATGCAACACTGATGGCACCATCGAAGCTGGTCACAACCAACTGGTACCCATTAAAACAAGATCATCCTGAAGAAGTGGGGCAAGATTTTTAAGGACCATGTGTCTCTGGGGGACTGTGAAATCCATGATGGGATGAAGCCAGAGCTTGATTACCAACAGAGCAGAATTCCTCCCCCACTaccctgccccaccctcctctcgccccccttctcctcccctcttctcccaccctcacccccacactGGTATGAAtgccagtttttatttatttgttttaaagattttatttatttgagagagagagagagcagaggtggggaggagagggagaagcagactccctttgagcagggagcctgatgtgggatcacgatctgagcctaaggcagaggcttaacccactgagccaccaagatgcctcAGGATGCTAGTTTTTAAAGActcatgttaggggcacctgggtggctcagtgggttaaagcctctgccttcggctcaggtcaccattccagggtcctgggatcgagccctctctgctcggtggagagcctgctttctcttctctctctgcctacttgtgatctgtctgtcaaataaataaatgaaatcttaaaaacaaacaaacaaacaaacaaaaacctcatgttaataaaatctttgaagttgcaaaaaaaaaaaaaaattgttcctggAGTATTGACCTGCCATAGCCGTCTGAACCCACCCTAAAGTCCTGGGTGGGTGGACAGCTCCCGCAGCACCTCCAACCAAGCTATCCACCCAAGGATGGCAAAAGGCAGCAAGGGTCTGAGGGCAGCTGGCCAGAAGCTGTAGGAATCCCCTGCCCAAGTTTGGACCCCCTCCTCCACAACCCTAACCCTTCTCCATTGCCCCTGTGATTCCAGCCAGAGCTGATATTTCTAATTAGAGGATGTCTTCATAGCGTGTAACCCCTGAAAGGGGTCTTGGTCATTTGGAAGAGGACACAGTGTCCCCTCTGGCTAGGGGAATGTCAAAAAGGAataatttggtttgttttatgttgttttgggttttatttatttatttgttttttataaagtataaaaatacatttttataaaatacaaaatataaacattatataatatatatttataaataattttatattatttatttatcttttatttttttaaaggtgcttgCTTGTTTAgtgtaaataatagaaaatcttaGTATCTTTTCTGTAACACAGATTAACACTTTAGTGTCATGTTTTAGATGTACCTACtataacaaagcaaaaaaaaataactaagtatTAAAATACATCATGGGGACATAATGTACAGCTGAGAGAATATAGTCACTAATATTGTAACGACTTTTGTGGTGACAGGGGGCAGTTAGACTTACGGTGGTgaccattttgtaatgtatatgaATATCGATTCACCATAGcttatacctgaaattaatacaatattgtatgtccATTATTCTTTAATAGTTTTTTCAAACAATAAGCTTGGTAATGTTCTGACTCTGATTTTCTGAGAGGTCCATAAATAGCTTTCTATTTATGCCTCCACTGAGGCATAAATAGTATTTCTGAGCTCAGATATGAAGTGAATTGTCTAAATGGCCAGGAAACTGTGTGAGGTGAGAAAGTCAGAGCCTCTGAGTATTGTTTTAAGTATTACTAATCCTGGCCACTCTACTATaaactggctattttttttttcatgaaaatatgtttttttctgagatttattCCTCTAACAAAAAGCAGGCTTTATTTTTTCTCGCATTATTTGATGTTAGCTTCCTTTCACAAATATAAGAACCCTAAGAATGAGATTAGAAATCCAGTGTTAAGCGATTTTGAGGGTGGTCTGTATTCCTGGTAAAACAGTGCAATGTGGGCATTTCCAATCTGGGATGTTAAAAATAGCTttcccatcaaaatcctggagctGATCTAAAATCACATGACATGGCAAGAATTCATCCTCAAAGTAGAGTTGGCTATAATACCACTTTCAGTGGGGAAATCAGTGTGATAGCAAATATGCTAAGTATAGTACTAGTTGTTATTAACATTATCAGTTATCATTTTAGAAACACATATTTCAGTGATGAGCAACTAATGACTTACCTTGCCTTACAACTTGGTCTAAGACATCatctgaaagacaagaaaaaaacatatttcttcattCAGCCAAAATTTAATGaacacctgctctgtgctggaGATGTGAATAAGACAAAGTATCTGtccttaaaaaatttacattcttGAACAGAAACAGACAATTAATGTACTTTATTTTAGTTAGTGATGAGtcctataagaaaataaaatagggcacTGTTATAAACAAGCGTGGAGTATATAAGAAGGTAGGGATTTCTCTTAGAGATAGGGATTATACACTGAGTaaagagaagaatgaacaaatgagctATTCAGTGGTATTGGATCAAAGTTCCTGAAAGAGGAGAATGCAAAGATCCTGAGGCAGAAATTAATTTGTATGTTACAAAAACAGAGCAAAGGCCAATATTACTGCAATGAAGTGTATGAGGCCAAGAGTAGTAGGAGCTGAAATGGTAGAAGCAATATTTTTCCACCTGCTTACCAATTCcttaatcagaattttaaaaatcctatttgtgTGGCTAAACTCTAATATGAAATTAGATCCCCttctctaattattattattcctagaTGTTATTTCAAAGACTATTaatacattttctgaatttttctttgctAAAAAAGCCTTcaagaatttagaaataataaaataactatcCATCACAGTTATAGATGTTACGTTTCCTAAAGATGCCAATATAAATGTAGATGGCTGTAGAAATCGGTACAGGTGGGTATAGATGTCCGTGTAGGTATAGGTATAGATATACACAATTTCTTCCAAATACAAGCCCATGCACATTTCTGCCCTGAGTCAGTGCTAACAAAAATCGTTTCTCATCTCTGGTCTAATTCAATTTCCAGATTTGTACATGGGTAGATTAAGGTTCATGAAAGTAAGCAACCAAATTGACCAATGAGATGTTGGCATATTTCCTGCTTTCACTATATCCTGTGATTTTGATGCTGATGGGTTtaaaacatatgcatattttgttttgttttgtttctgaaaagcaGAATTGATATTATGCTGcaggaaatgggcaaaaaaaaaaaaaaatgatcaaggtTTCCAAAAAGTCCCTACTTATGCAAGAATACCTTCCATGTAGCCACATCAAATATGATGCTTGAATCAGTTAGATGCAAATGTGATCTTCTTTAGAAACATTCTTCCTACCAGTGTTCATCATTTGCATGAGCACATGTTAAGGGAGACAAGTCTGCATTGCACTCTCAGGGATTTAAAATGTGTCAATTAGATCAGTTACATGCAATCGCAAAGGGGagaaatgttgtcttttttttttagaaagtactTATTTTCAGTGTGGCTGAGGGGACCCTGAAATGTGAGGGGAGAACCCGTATCTAGTGTAGGTGGTTGTATACTCCAGATTTCACGTCTCAATTTAGCATATTGTTCTCCACTCCTAAGATTGAATGCTCAGTACATTTTATGTGGTTTCGAAGTAACTTTCTTTCTCCCGCCTGGGGAAGAAGTTGCTcttgaaaagggaaataaacacaTCTTATTGTTGGTGACGAAAAGTGAAGAGCCCTGGAAAAAATACTGTTCTTAGCAACAATTAAAGCTATCATCAAGGGAATTAAATGTTCTAGTGGCAATAGGAATATGGCGCAGTTGGTtgggtttattataaaagaagagaTATTATATCCACTGCTCCTATAATTAGTTCAATGGTAAGAGACAGTATCCTGGGGAGAGATAATAGAGTGTGTATCATAGTTAGAAAAGAAGTTTAGTCAGCAGAGATTCagattaaacataaatataaaagaaaagaaaagaaaaccacaagtaATAAGTGATCAAAGTGCCAAGTGGCATAGCTATGTCAGAATTTGAAATGTGAGGAGACCACATCTGAAATTATTGTTAGAGTTTTTGAGAATAAGAGACTGATTGAAACACAATAAACTATGTTATTTATTGGGATGCACGCAAATGTGTATTAAAAGTCAATCTTTGTTCCAAAGGCAGCTTCAACCAAACATAATgggacttggggtgggggtgaagagGTAGTgcgggaaagagagaagggaacagactGTAGTACCACGACACTCTGTTTGAAACATGTGCTATGTGAGGGTTCCTGAACCCAGTCCCACTGACCTGAAatttaaaagcaggaaaaaaacaaatctctgaGAATTCTTTGACTTTGAAGATGAGATCGTAAAATATTTGCTTCTCCTTTTTCAACGTTGTTCATCGTtgcattaataaaaggaaacatctGCTTAAACTTTCAGCAGGCTGCTTTCTGAAGTCCTGAAAACTCATTCAAACCCAGTATATGATTAATGGATTTTACAAATTCTGCATGGGGATGgttagaagaagaggagaaaggggtctgttcattcattcattcattctttttttttttcagcaatatAATAAATCATCTTAAAGGAAATCTGCCAAGAAAGTAGTTTGACCCCATTTGAAAAGAGGGCAACCCAGAATGAACCGCTTATTCAGGATTTATAGTTGCCCTTAGAAACTCAGCAACCATAGGGCCTTGAACCAGAGGTATAGAGGTTAACACGTTAAACCAAGGATCAAAACTGAGGCACATGGACTTCTAAGCTACTATCTGATACTCTGTCTGTTCCTGTTACTCCTCTTTTTtgaagacaaaaaccaaaaatcaattcCTCTAGCCTCTCagcttctacaactttccttccACAGTACCTTGACTTGGGACAATATAAATTAGAAGTGAATAGAGGGAGGAAAAACTCCCTTGTCTTTATTCCATGGGgccattgcttttaaaatataagtaagatCGAACTTTAATTTATAGCTGAGAGTTCTCCAAGGTTTAGTTTCTCCTCTCTTACCTGTATTTTCCTCTCTCATTATAGATTGATGATGGCGAGCAACAGAGCTTTGCTAGGTATGGGTACAAAAAATAGGCAGTAGGAAATAGGAGGTTTTTGCCCAGCCggagctgggagggaaggggaagctctGGTTTTAGAAAcaatgagaggaaagaaagtagTAAGATGTGCCTgttcccacccctaccccaaacAAGCCTCATTTATAGTCACTTTGGGTGTGTAggtcatttaaaatgtgtgtgtgtgtgtatctgtgcctctctctctctctgtctttctgttcttctttctctcttttaagaagGAAAGTAAATGTCCACACACTGGTTGATGACATATTGGCTTGGAAGATGGCCAAAGATAGATATATTTATCAAGCACAGCTGCTTCCATGTTTTAAAAGTTGGTCTCTGGAGCTACAGCAAATATCATGTGTGATTTTACTAtacaagaaaatgagaggaagtaAGCGTTATCAACCTTTGCATGCCAAATGccatttgtaaacatttataaCTAGAAAGGATCTCAAGGATCAGACTGGTGtcctcagaatcacctggaaatctttaaaaaattagcatatcTCAGCCCCTTCTCTCAAAATTCTGATCAAGCAATTGCTTTGAGGTACAGAattgtgtatttgtttaaaaaggaaaaaaaaaaagtcttgggtaAGTCTCAAGCACACTCAAAATTGGGAACTTCTGACAATGCAGCTTTTTCACAGTTGGCGAATGGTTTTAGTTGTCTGTCGCTACATAACAGATTACCCAAACTTAGGTGCTTAGCACAGTGTACATTTCAGATCTCACAGTCTGGTGGACTAGTCTAGGCACAGCTCAACCCgttctttttctcatcttctcaCAAGATTGCACTCAACATATggacagggctgtgttcctttctggaacTCAGAATCCTTGCCCAAGCTCTTAGGATCTGGGGCCGAATTCCTTGTGACTGTAGGATGGAGGTTCCCATTGGTGACTAGCTATCCTGAGGGCCCTCTCCTCCTACTTGACACTACAGTTCCTCCCCAAATGGTCCTTTTACAAGTCTACTGTAAACCCCCTCATCCCTAAACCACCTTACAATGTGGAACCTTATTCCTTTAAGCCAGTAGGAGAAGCTCTTGCTACCAGCTGCTAAGATACTGTCTTATGTAAGCCCAGAGTGGCTGTTCCACTACCTTTGTCATTTTCTGTTGGCTGGAGGTAAGCCTCAGATCCTGCCCACACACTCAAGGGGAGTGTGTTATGTAAAGATTTGACTCACTGGGGTCCCCTTCAAAGTTTAGCCACCACAGGGTATGCCAAAGAGCTCAACTGATCACTTGAGTTTGTATAACTATTTGGCAGAATGTTAGTCTTATTAGTCTGGGTGATCTTCTGataaataattaattacattttacatttttaaaatagagtattCATGGTTAAATGATGGTATGGGGGCATGTGTTTCCACTTTCTTACTGAGCTTGTCATAGAATGTGAAAACCAGTTTATGAGTTTGCTCATTTTCCTCGTATCCTGTAGGTTTAGAATTTGTGTAAAAATACtaatagttaatttaaaaagaacctTTGGCCCTAACATTCAGTGGTGGTTTGAAACATGCCAATTTCTGCTAAAGTGTGATTTTCATGGCACTTGGAACCACTTTTTGAGTAGTCTGCAGTTGTAACTGGAATCATTCATGTGGCAAACATTTTGGCCTAAGGAAAGTTAAGTATTTGGCAAAAACCACAGCTGACAATGTGCGTTGAAGCTGTTTTCCCATTCTTAGCACTTTTATCACTACTTAAATATTTCTGCAGTGAgcattacataaatatatgaagaacctCAGGAAAAAGCTGGTCATTTTAACTGACCTCTAGCTAAGAGAACGTGTACGAGTCTGAAATTTAGTGGATCCCCATCTGTTTCTAAATCTCTAAAGTCTGAAATTCGCAGTTGAGAAATTCTTTccaatgtcttatttttttttttctgttcaatttAAAGTTTCCATCTTGATACACCAGTAACAACTGTGGGCGTATGTTGAATGTGTTTGGGGAGATaccagtttttcttttgcattattaGTTCATTTAAATACAGATGCTATGGTTATAATTACTTGTAATACTCCTGTTGGCACAGAACACTTCCTTAAGCCAGTTCACCTAATTTGATTAAGAAATTACTTTTGAGACATTGCAAACACTCAGGTATACCAATGCAATATCATCAGATTTATTTCATATCCCtcttttggaaagaaatataattttgtacTTACAGCTGATTCCTCATTATTCCAATCATAATCTGCTCTCCTTAACCATGTAAAGACAACCAGGCTAGAGGTAATTAGAGTCCTGCAGCATGTGTGTATCCTTACCATGTATGTTTCTATACCTCCACTCCATATAGCTATAAAGGtctataatattattttgttcttctattGCATAAATTTTACAGATGTACTTTTTCAACTTGCTTTTTGTGCCCGATGTTATATTGTGAAATTTTGCATAGTGATTCATGAGGAgctagttcatttattttgactaTTGTAGTGTTTTGTTATATAAGAGTACTATGAattatttacccatttttaattgaaggaCTTCTAATTATTTACCATTACTCATGGTTAGGAAAAATGTTTCAGTGAACACCCCTGTAAATGTCTCACTGTGCTTATATGGGGGTGTTTCTCCAGGAAAATTCTGTTTAAACTTTTTGTACTGTAATTCacagaaggaaatacattttatcttGGGACTCATGACCTGCACACAAGCACACAAACCTATGTATTGAAAGATACTTACCTTTATCTTTTCTATattcacatgcatatacacatgtgcacatacacacagatatatgtatatgatgAATAAAATTTACTCTGGCATTTTGAGTTCTGTTCTAATAAACTAAAGTGGATAAAAACCTACTAAATTGAACTGGAAATCTTTTAATGGGTTATAAtcagcacttttaaaaatgatgccatAGGTTATATATCTAATACCAGAACCTCTACGAAAAATAGGCATTTTCAACTTCTTCATATTGCTAAATTGCTTTGTAGAGAGTTTGAGAAAATTTACACTATCACAGGTGGTATAAAtaagtttctatttctctttattctctgttttctttttagttctttacATCttgtagggttttgtttgtttgtttgtttgttttttggactGAGGTATatgtgacaaataaaaaaatatatatatattttaaaatctacaacttgatattttaatgtataaatacattgtaaaatgatcaTTATGATCAAACAAACTAACATATACATCACCTcactgttacctttttttttttttttcatttctttattttccaattttgagAACGAACACTTTAGATCTACCTTCTtggaaaatttcaagtatacactACAGAATTGTTAACTATATCATCATGTAGTAGATTAAATCTCCACAACTTACTTattttgcataactgaaactttgcaCCCTTGAAccaacatcttttcattttcccactAGTCCCACTAGTCCCTgcaaaccaccattctactctgtgtttctaggagtttgactattttagattccacatccCAGTGAGATCATGTactattttgtctttctgtgaatggcttatttcagttttctcaaattccttgtcCAGATTTGGAAACATGATCAGGGATCTGGAGATTATCTGAAAGAATCATAGTAAGGTTTGGTAAGACTCATTGCACTGAAATGGTACAGAAAATTTATAACATTATAGGAAATAGAATGTGAGATTACTTACCTATGGGAAGCCACTATTTCTCTAGATGTGCCTCCTACTCATTacataaaagaagatgaaatctggGTTCCTCCAAACCTGTGGCTCCTTTACTTTGCATAAGTTACAGATAGCACCAGTTTTTCCCCAAGAGTAAAAAAGGGGAAGTTTCAGGAATCTACATTAATTCTCTTATACCCTTGATCtcttgaatatattttacatGATGGAACCATTATTACGTCAAATTGAAAGCACCCTACCAGAAGTCATAAGGTGACTAGGGGTCAGGGGGTGAAGAGGATGTTACTTCCTACTTAGTGGACTTCTGTTTATTCAAGTTTCCTATATATTCTTTAGTCAGTTTGGGCATTTAATattgttcttaaaaatttcttttaatagtgttttctaatattttgtcatAAAATTATCCATGATACtctactaaatttttaaatatcagttttatttctgatgATAGCCTGTTTTCAGCTATGATTTTAATGTTGTTTCTGTCAATTATTTCAAGTGTTTCcttcctgttatttcttttttctggaatcagctttatttttgctgaaaatttttGTGATCCCTCTGCCAATGTTGCTGTTCTGGTTAATTTCTGCATTGATTCCaatcttttctttccaatttgttttCACATTCTCCTCCTTtgaaaaaatctaatttctttagTTAAATACAAAGACCACTATGGTgctacatttcttcttttataatacgTGCATTTAAAGCTTAAATTGTCATGAAAGACAGTGTGGTCATCGCACCccttaagaatttaaagaatCCAGTATGCGCTGCCATTCGGTTCCAAATATTTCATGATACCAAGTATAATCTCCCGTGTTCTCACAAGAATAACTTGTTTGAGTGAAGTGTTCTCTAAATGTCcattggttaagtttattcattagattcaaatattttctaaacttgATGTTTTGTTCGGACAACATCATCAAGAGGATTGGAACTAGTTACAGTTTTgctgagaatctgtttcctttattatttatttttcctaattttcacaATCATCTTAAAGTTTTTTCTGTAAGTGACTATGTGAGGTATGTTAAAATCTTCCACTATGATTATGgaattgtctatttctctttttagctCTGTCATCTTTGTCTTTACATATTTGGGACTGCGTTACTGTTACGGATGCATTCAGGTTTAGAAATGGCATAACTGACAGTTGTGTGACTTCAGGCTTTATAGAGGTTCTCTCTGCTGCTAGAGCATTTCACCTGCCTCTTTTCAGTCATGCATCATCTTGTTTAGCTCATACTCCCAgctaaatttcctttttcatttctcacatCTGGCAGTGCATCCtccacttatttttccttcagagCTGTGTACCTGTTGTTGCTCTCTCTCTTAGATTCATATTCAGTATTTCTGTTTTGTAACGGGAAGTGGATCTAGGTTAGTTCAATCTGTGATGTGGCCAGAATCAGAAATTCAAACGTTAATTACTTACCCAGAGGAAGGGCTTCTATTCGagcaaaataaatgttatctaAGTGACCCTTATTCCAAAcagaacaagacaaaataaattcCCGATTGCAACTTATTTTTAGGATTTACTGCATTATTTCAGAACTTGCACCTTATTGTTACTACCACTCTAACAATATCACTAttactctttcttttaataatggtaataataatagctaattgCTAATATTTATGCAATGCATACTCTCTCCTAGCTACTTTTTGAACTGCTTTGTGTGCATtaactcattctttcattctcaaATACTATGAAGTAAATGATTATCATTCTTATTtcacaaagaaaccaaagaataCAGGCTAAATAACTTGCCTGAGATTACTTAATTGTTAAAGAACAGAAGCAGAGTCAGAACCCCAGTGGTTTGGCTCCAAAGCCTTGATTCTGCATTTAGACTCAAGCCAGAAAGGTACCTTCCCTAGGCtccaccctttaaaaaaatctaaacaggATTTCTCCagacacttccttttttttttagccaggGACTTCATATGCTTAAGGGGAGGATCCCACATATAGTCCCCAGCCATCTCTTAGATCAGGCCTTACTGTTTGTTGAGATCTGGAATTCCTACTCAAACtcttttttaatatctatatggGT is from Mustela nigripes isolate SB6536 unplaced genomic scaffold, MUSNIG.SB6536 HiC_scaffold_33, whole genome shotgun sequence and encodes:
- the LOC132008073 gene encoding LOW QUALITY PROTEIN: ubiquitin-like protein 5 (The sequence of the model RefSeq protein was modified relative to this genomic sequence to represent the inferred CDS: inserted 1 base in 1 codon; substituted 1 base at 1 genomic stop codon) codes for the protein MMEVVCKNSLGKTVHVKCNTDGTIEAXSQPTGTHXNKIILKKWGKIFKDHVSLGDCEIHDGMKPELDYQQTLSSLSLHIWDCVTVTDAFRFRNGITDSCVTSGFIEVLSAARAFHLPLFSHASSCLAHTPS